DNA from Agathobaculum sp. NTUH-O15-33:
CGACGCGCCACCGCCGAAAACGCGGTTCGCGCCGCCGACATGGGCGCGGATTTGATCTTGCTCACCGGCAACCCCGGCATCGGCGTATCGAACGCCGCCATTCTCGAAACGCTGCGCGTGCTGCGTGAGCGCGTGGGGCACCGCATCGTGCTGGCCGCGGGCAAAATGCACGCCGCGGGCGTGCCGAGCGAGGGCGGCCCCCGCATCATGACCGAAGCGGACGCGGAAGCCTTTCTGGACGCGGGGGCCGATATTATCCTGCTGCCCGCGCCGGGCACCGTGCCCGGCTGGACTACCGAGTGCGCCCGCGCGCTGATCGGTGCGGTGCACGCCAAAAACGCACTCGCCATGACCGCGGTCGGCACCTCGCAGGAGGGCGCGGATACCGCCACCATCCGCCAGATCGCGCTGATGAGCAAAATGGCGGGCGCGGATATCCACCACCTTGGCGACGCGGGCTACGCCGGCATGGCGCTGCCGGAAAATATATTTGCTTACTCGGTCGCGGTGCGCGGCGTGCGGCACACCTACCGGCGCATGGCGCGCTCGGTCAACCGCTGACGCCGTCGCGGCGCGTGGGCGTGATAATGCCGCAGGCAAGCTTTGCGCCCGCGTCGCCCGAGGGCTGGGTTTTAAAATCATCCGGTTTCGAGTGCACGATGACCGCCTTGCCCAGCACGTCGCGCACGGTGAAGCGATCGGTCAGCACCGCCATCCAAGCGAAGCCGGTGCGGTCGGAGAACAGCGGCGGCAGATCGCCCGCGTGATACGGATGCGGGCAGCCGCCCGGGTTAAAATGCATGCCCGCGTTTGCAAACGGGTCGCTCGCGTTGCCCGTGCAGGCGGTCCCCTCGTGCACATGCAGCGCGAAGATCGGCTGCGCGCACGCCATGCGCGTGACCGGCAGGCCGCGCACCGCCGCCGTTACCAGTACGCCCTGCGGCGTTTGGTAAAAGGATACCGTGCCTTCAATTCTTCTGCCGTTCGGCGCGCCCTGTAAAACCGCCGCCGCGTCGGGCAGGCTGTTTCCCATGACATTTGCGAAATACTGCGTGTTGGTCATTGTCCTGAATCCTCCTCGTTTTCGTCTGTATACAGGCTATGCGGGGCGGCGCACACTTGATAATCGCTCCGGCCTGCGGTATACTATATGCAAGCGCAAAGCAAGATAAAGTAAGGAGTTGTTACAATATGGGCTGTTCGCACAACTGCGATAGCTGTTCCTCGAACTGCGGCGGGCCGCAGAGCCTGCAAGTGGCCGCTAACGCCAAGGCCACGGTGAAAAAGGTAATCGGCGTTGTTTCGGGTAAGGGCGGCGTAGGCAAAAGCCTGCTCACCTCGTCCCTCGCGGTCGGCATGACGCGCAGAGGCTACACCTGCGGCATTCTGGACGCCGACATCACCGGCCCTTCCATCCCCAAGACCTTCGGCGTGCACGAAAAGCTGGACGGCACGGAGGACGGCATCCTGCCCGCTCGCTCGGCAGGCGGCGTGCAGATGATTTCCATCAACCTCGTCCTTCCGAACGAGGACGACCCGGTCATTTACCGCGGGCCGATCATCGCGGAGACCGTCAAGCAGTTTTGGAGCGACGTGCTCTGGGATGAAGTGGATTTCCTTTTCGTCGATATGCCGCCCGGCACGGGCGACGTACCGCTTACCGTGTTCCAGTCCCTGCCGGTGGACGGCATCCTCGTCGTCACCTCGCCGCAGGATCTGGTCTCCATGATCGTGGGCAAGGCGGTTAAGATGGCCAAGATGATGAACATCCCGCTTATCGGCATCGTGGAAAATTATAGCTACCTCGCCTGCCCGGATTGCGGCAAGCATATTTCCGTTTTCGGCGAAAGCAAAATAGACGAAGTCGCCGCGCAGTACGAATTGCCGGTGCTGGCGCGTCTGCCGCTCGATCCCTCGCTCGCCGCCGCGGTCGACGCGGGCAAGCTGGAGGACGCAAAGCTGCCGGAAGAGCTGACGGGCGCCATGCGCGCCTTGGAGGGTATGCTATGAACATCGGCGTAGCCTACGCGGACGGTCAGGTGTGCGCGAACCTGAACGACTGCCGCGAATACCTGATCGTTTCGGCCGATGGGCAAACGCCCACGGGCAAGCGTCTGGTCACATGCGAAGCGGCCGGTTCGACCGCCATGCTCCGCTTGATGAGCACCGAAAAGGTCGATGTACTGATTTGCGGCACGCTCGGCCTTGCCGCGCGCAACGCGCTGGAGCTGATCGGCGTGCTGCTCATCCCCGGCTGCGAAGGCAGCGCGGAGGAAGCAGTCGCCAAGTTCCTCGTCGGAGAGGCGCAGGGCGACCCCACGATCTTGCAGATCGCCCGCGAGGACGACCCGGACGATCCCATGGCCTGCATGCATGACTGCGCCAAGTGCGCCGGCTGCGGCCCGATCGAGATTTTAAAGAATATCCCCGAGCAAAAATAAACCCACGTATAACAAAGCGGACGGCTTACGCCGTCCGCTTTGTTATACAGTGAAGCTTTACGATTCCGCCAATGAGCCGGAAGATTTACCAAGGAAGATCAGGTACAGTATCTTGCCGATCGCCTGACATACCAACATGCCGACCAGAAGCGAAATGGTGACCGGCGAGGTCGCCGTCAACTGCATGTAATGGCACACCGCATAGATGGCCGTGCAGATCAGATACAGGATGATGGTGATATTGCCAAGGCTCGCCGTACCCTCGTCCCCCGAGGCCTTCAGCAGATCGCCCGCGCCGCGGCATACCAAAATTACCATCGCGGCGTCCATCACGACCTGCGCCATACCGGCAGGCAGCTTGACGCCTTCAAAGCCCGGGATCTGGCCGATCACGCTAAAGATCAGGTTGCCGATCGTCATGTAAAACGCGGCCTTCAAAAGGTTATGCGCGGGCGAAGCCTTATATAAGCCCATAATGTTTAGAATAAACGCTACTACCATGCAAACGAGCACCGCAAGACCCAAGAGCAGGGTCATCCCCAGCCCGGCCCCCTTCATCGCCGCGATCACTTGCAGAACCACCGCGATCACGACCGCAAGGATCATCAAGATCTGGCTGGTAAAAACGCGCCGCAAGCCGGTCGCCGCTAATTGGTTGTTGTTCTCCATTTTACATCCCCCTTTTTTCTATAAAAGAGCGGCTACGCCTCTCTCTACAAAAAATTATATGCTTCTCACAAGGGATGTCAACAAAATCGCCTAAAATGCTCCTTTTTCACACAATATGCACGATTTACGCGCATATCGCGACCTATCGACGCGGACACACACTATTTTTTCGATATGGTGAACACCATTTCAAAAGCCGCCTGCGCGCCTTCCTCGGGCCATAGGTATACGCCGCCAACCACTTCATATCCGGTATGCGTTACCTGCTGGCTGATGTGCAGCGAACCGAGATCGGCCTCAAAACCGGTATAGAAATTTTCCATCTGCTCCGTTACCGGATCAAGCATAGTCTCCAGCGCGCCCCTGCGCTCGTGCGACACGGCAAACGCATAAAGCAGCATATCGCGCAGGTAGAGCGCGTCGCCGCTCAGCATATCCGCGCTGGAAAAGCGATACGTGACCGAGCGAACCATACCGGCTTCATCCGTCTGCGCTTCGGTCCGCTGCCTCGATTCCATGCCGATGAAAAACGTGCTATCATCGGGCGACCATGCGTCCCATTCTCCGTTTTTTACCCTGCCGGGCAGGTCGCGGTATTTTAAGTAATCGTTGCAGTTATCGGTATACGCCGCAAGGGTCAGCTCGCCCCGGCGGGGCGGCAGCTCCGCGCGGAGCACCACGCCGAGCGCCAACGCAAAGCTCAGCACATCCGCCAGC
Protein-coding regions in this window:
- a CDS encoding DUF7916 family protein, with the protein product MSKRLIDCTASEMLSLDRDALLQSIAASEGRTIVCETIGAIPPMLGDTTNAEFAASQGADIILLNLFDVQNPQIQGLPACAPEDTIRALKKLTGRPVGINLEPVGGDAPAAESMWNMTEGRRATAENAVRAADMGADLILLTGNPGIGVSNAAILETLRVLRERVGHRIVLAAGKMHAAGVPSEGGPRIMTEADAEAFLDAGADIILLPAPGTVPGWTTECARALIGAVHAKNALAMTAVGTSQEGADTATIRQIALMSKMAGADIHHLGDAGYAGMALPENIFAYSVAVRGVRHTYRRMARSVNR
- a CDS encoding superoxide dismutase family protein; amino-acid sequence: MTNTQYFANVMGNSLPDAAAVLQGAPNGRRIEGTVSFYQTPQGVLVTAAVRGLPVTRMACAQPIFALHVHEGTACTGNASDPFANAGMHFNPGGCPHPYHAGDLPPLFSDRTGFAWMAVLTDRFTVRDVLGKAVIVHSKPDDFKTQPSGDAGAKLACGIITPTRRDGVSG
- a CDS encoding Mrp/NBP35 family ATP-binding protein — protein: MGCSHNCDSCSSNCGGPQSLQVAANAKATVKKVIGVVSGKGGVGKSLLTSSLAVGMTRRGYTCGILDADITGPSIPKTFGVHEKLDGTEDGILPARSAGGVQMISINLVLPNEDDPVIYRGPIIAETVKQFWSDVLWDEVDFLFVDMPPGTGDVPLTVFQSLPVDGILVVTSPQDLVSMIVGKAVKMAKMMNIPLIGIVENYSYLACPDCGKHISVFGESKIDEVAAQYELPVLARLPLDPSLAAAVDAGKLEDAKLPEELTGAMRALEGML
- a CDS encoding NifB/NifX family molybdenum-iron cluster-binding protein, whose translation is MNIGVAYADGQVCANLNDCREYLIVSADGQTPTGKRLVTCEAAGSTAMLRLMSTEKVDVLICGTLGLAARNALELIGVLLIPGCEGSAEEAVAKFLVGEAQGDPTILQIAREDDPDDPMACMHDCAKCAGCGPIEILKNIPEQK